In Mustela nigripes isolate SB6536 chromosome 2, MUSNIG.SB6536, whole genome shotgun sequence, a single window of DNA contains:
- the LOC132009739 gene encoding olfactory receptor 10H2-like, whose translation MAATRGLNHSSVSEFILVGFSTFPPHLLPIFFLLFLLMYLFTLLGNLLIMATVWSERSLHTPMYLFLCALSISEILYTLAITPRLLADLLSTHRTIAFAACASQMFFSFTFGFTHSFLLTVMGYDRYVAICHPLRYNVLMSPRGCACLVAWSWAGGSVIGLVVATAIFHLTFCGPNEIHHFLCHVPPLLKLACGTDVPIVALGVGLVCITNLLGCFLLILLSYTLIVAAILKIPSAEGRHKAFSTCASHLIVVIVHYGFASIIYLKPKGLHSQESSTLMAITYTVLTPFLSPIIFSLRNKELKTAMKKTFLSKLYPSNI comes from the coding sequence ATGGCTGCCACTCGGGGTCTAAATCACAGCTCCGTGTCTGAATTCATCCTCGTGGGCTTCTCCACCTTCCCACCTCATCTCCTGCCCATCTTCTTTCTGCTGTTCCTGCTCATGTACCTGTTCACACTGCTGGGGAACCTGCTCATCATGGCCACTGTCTGGAGTGAACGCAGCCTGCACACACCTATGTACCTCTTTCTGTGTGCACTGTCCATCTCTGAGATCCTCTACACCTTGGCCATCACCCCGCGCCTGCTGGCCGACCTGCTCTCCACCCATCGCACCATCGCCTTTGCAGCCTGTGCCAGCCAGATGTTCTTCTCCTTCACATTCGGCTTCACCCACTCCTTCCTGCTCACCGTCATGGGCTATGACCGCTACGTGGCCATCTGCCACCCATTGCGGTACAACGTGCTTATGAGCCCTCGTGGTTGCGCCTGCCTGGTGGCCTGGTCCTGGGCTGGTGGTTCAGTCATAGGGCTGGTGGTTGCCACTGCCATTTTCCACCTCACCTTCTGTGGACCCAATGAGATCCACCATTTTTTATGTCATGTGCCCCCTCTCTTGAAGTTAGCCTGTGGAACAGATGTACCAATAGTGGCCCTAGGTGTGGGGCTGGTGTGCATCACCAACTTGTTGGGCTgttttctcctcatcctcctctcCTACACCTTAATTGTGGCCGCCATCTTGAAGATCCCCTCTGCTGAGGGCAGGCACAAAGCCTTCTCCACCTGTGCTTCCCACCTTATTGTGGTCATTGTTCACTATGGCTTTGCCTCAATTATCTACCTCAAGCCCAAAGGTCTTCACTCCCAGGAAAGCAGTACCCTTATGGCCATCACCTATACAGTCCTCACACCCTTCCTCAGTCCCATCATCTTCAGTCTCAGGAA